A window of Paremcibacter congregatus contains these coding sequences:
- a CDS encoding LysR family transcriptional regulator — MDILRLMKVFVAVADELGFAAAGRRLNMSPPAVTRAVSQLEDHLGVRLLNRSTRHVRPTDAGLVYCADARRIIEDVATSEASAAGVSTRPTGLLSVTAPVLFGQMFVVPTITRYLQTYPDVSVDAVFLDRVVNLLEEDLDVGVRIGELPDSSMRAIRVGSVKVVSCAAPAYLAKHGIPTRLTDLKDHFLISSKAINTTSEWRFFDNNKLQSIKVTPRLITTSNAAAIEAARAGLGITRLISYQVARCINDGTLKTVLENFEASTLPIHILHREGRLTTAKVRCFIDMLVDDLRSDKNLN; from the coding sequence ATGGATATCCTCCGGCTGATGAAAGTCTTTGTGGCGGTGGCAGATGAGCTAGGCTTTGCTGCTGCGGGGCGGCGTCTTAATATGTCACCACCAGCTGTGACACGGGCCGTGTCGCAGTTAGAGGATCATCTCGGCGTGAGGTTATTGAACCGTTCTACCCGCCATGTACGGCCAACGGACGCAGGTCTTGTTTACTGCGCAGATGCTAGGCGCATTATTGAAGATGTGGCAACGTCTGAGGCTTCGGCAGCAGGGGTCAGCACGCGCCCTACTGGACTGTTGTCTGTGACGGCGCCCGTATTGTTTGGCCAGATGTTTGTCGTGCCAACAATTACAAGGTATTTACAGACCTACCCAGATGTATCTGTGGATGCCGTTTTTTTAGACCGGGTCGTTAATTTGTTAGAAGAAGACTTGGATGTAGGGGTGCGAATTGGCGAGCTTCCAGATTCCAGTATGAGGGCAATACGTGTAGGGTCAGTTAAGGTTGTCTCATGTGCGGCACCAGCTTACTTGGCTAAGCATGGAATTCCGACCAGGTTAACGGATCTAAAAGATCATTTTTTGATTTCATCAAAAGCAATAAATACAACGTCGGAATGGCGTTTTTTTGATAACAACAAACTTCAGTCCATTAAGGTAACTCCTCGCTTAATAACGACATCCAATGCTGCTGCGATAGAGGCTGCAAGGGCCGGGTTGGGAATAACAAGGTTGATTTCATATCAAGTTGCACGCTGCATAAACGATGGCACGCTGAAAACTGTATTGGAAAATTTTGAGGCTTCAACGCTGCCCATTCATATATTGCATCGTGAAGGCCGTCTAACAACAGCAAAGGTACGTTGCTTCATTGATATGTTGGTGGATGATTTGCGTAGTGACAAAAATTTAAATTAA
- the nhaC gene encoding Na+/H+ antiporter NhaC, whose amino-acid sequence MPESSVENVPLQIPPRLPSLWDALVPLITLIILLSSSVYFYGADSSSGANQIALFVASGVAMLIAMKNGHRWHALEGAIANGVSVTVNAILILLMVGAVIGAWIISGTVPAMIYYGLKLIDPSAFYLTTCVVCALASLSIGSSWSVIGTIGLGLFGVATSLGISQEITAGAIISGAYFGDKMSPLSDTTNLAPAVAGTDIFTHIRHMTWTTVPAITIALVVYGVLGLGIEGGAPAAGVDQKLLYLEQVFHVGPHLLVPILVVIILAACKFPALPAMLLSASAGIVVSLVFQQPLLLDFAASDNLHDVAVMIKGVWTALFDGYVATTPDAELNELLSRGGMSSILNTIWLVIAAMMFGSIMEHAGLLQRLIAGVMSQVTSTGSLIVATVCTCIGVNVIAADQYISIVLPARMYRVEFKKKNLAPQNLSRTLEDAGTVTSPLVPWNTCGAFISGVLGISAFAYAPYCFFNILSPIMTSLYGILNFKVTLLDSEVEVDQNFIPKDSAVGQSRAS is encoded by the coding sequence ATGCCAGAGTCAAGCGTTGAAAATGTTCCCCTTCAAATTCCCCCAAGGTTGCCGAGTTTGTGGGACGCTCTTGTGCCATTAATTACACTGATTATACTGCTTTCCAGTTCGGTGTATTTTTACGGAGCAGATTCTTCATCCGGCGCAAACCAGATTGCGCTGTTTGTTGCCAGCGGGGTTGCGATGCTGATCGCCATGAAGAATGGCCATCGTTGGCACGCTCTTGAAGGCGCGATTGCCAACGGGGTTTCGGTGACGGTCAACGCCATCCTGATTTTGTTGATGGTTGGCGCGGTGATTGGGGCTTGGATTATTTCCGGCACTGTTCCGGCCATGATTTATTACGGCCTTAAACTCATTGACCCCAGTGCCTTTTATCTCACCACCTGCGTTGTCTGCGCTCTGGCCTCGCTCAGTATCGGCAGCAGCTGGTCGGTGATCGGGACCATCGGCCTTGGTCTTTTTGGCGTGGCGACCAGTCTGGGAATTTCACAGGAAATCACGGCGGGAGCGATTATTTCCGGGGCTTATTTCGGCGATAAAATGTCGCCTCTGTCGGACACAACCAATCTTGCCCCGGCGGTCGCGGGAACTGATATCTTTACGCACATCCGTCATATGACCTGGACGACAGTTCCTGCCATAACCATAGCTCTGGTGGTCTATGGGGTGTTGGGGCTGGGCATTGAAGGGGGCGCCCCGGCGGCAGGCGTGGATCAGAAGCTTCTTTATCTGGAACAGGTCTTTCACGTTGGCCCCCATCTGTTGGTCCCCATTTTGGTGGTGATTATTCTGGCGGCCTGTAAGTTTCCGGCTTTACCAGCGATGCTGCTTAGCGCCAGTGCCGGTATCGTTGTATCGCTGGTCTTCCAGCAGCCGTTGTTGCTTGACTTTGCGGCAAGCGATAACTTGCATGATGTGGCGGTCATGATCAAGGGCGTGTGGACGGCCTTGTTTGACGGTTATGTCGCCACGACACCGGATGCAGAGCTGAATGAGCTTTTATCCCGGGGCGGCATGTCGAGCATCCTGAATACGATTTGGCTGGTTATTGCCGCAATGATGTTTGGTTCGATTATGGAACATGCCGGATTATTACAGCGCTTGATTGCGGGCGTGATGTCACAGGTGACCTCAACCGGCAGTCTGATTGTGGCGACCGTCTGCACCTGTATCGGAGTTAATGTGATTGCGGCGGATCAATATATTTCGATCGTTCTGCCCGCCCGGATGTACCGGGTTGAGTTCAAGAAGAAAAACCTTGCCCCTCAAAACCTCTCCCGTACGCTGGAGGATGCCGGGACGGTGACATCACCTCTGGTGCCTTGGAATACCTGTGGCGCCTTTATCAGCGGCGTGTTGGGTATTTCAGCTTTCGCCTATGCCCCTTATTGTTTTTTCAACATACTGTCTCCGATTATGACTTCACTTTATGGCATTCTAAATTTTAAAGTGACGTTGCTTGATTCCGAGGTGGAGGTGGACCAGAATTTTATACCAAAAGACTCTGCCGTTGGCCAAAGTCGTGCCTCATAA
- a CDS encoding Lrp/AsnC family transcriptional regulator, producing MKYRDSAMKMDRLDIKILSALCQNGRMTKLQLSDVVGLSATPCWERIKKLEKAGIIQGYHAELDLRELANVSYSRVEVTLKNYSLSVSRKFEQMIEKMPQVIECEAVLGDVDYILKILSRGVDDYLAIIEEFTTTGHIEFDYKTLAVSKVIKSPHQTNVEEIYNYFCRD from the coding sequence ATGAAGTACCGTGATAGCGCGATGAAAATGGACAGGCTTGATATTAAAATTTTATCGGCCCTGTGCCAAAATGGCCGAATGACCAAATTACAGTTGTCCGATGTGGTGGGGCTTTCTGCCACGCCCTGTTGGGAACGCATAAAAAAACTGGAAAAGGCCGGTATCATCCAAGGGTATCATGCGGAACTTGATTTGCGGGAACTGGCGAATGTGTCTTATTCCCGTGTTGAAGTAACCCTTAAAAATTACTCTTTGTCTGTTTCAAGAAAGTTTGAGCAAATGATTGAGAAAATGCCCCAGGTGATTGAATGTGAGGCAGTGCTGGGGGATGTCGATTATATCCTGAAAATTTTATCGCGGGGGGTTGATGACTATCTGGCAATCATCGAAGAGTTTACGACGACAGGCCACATAGAATTCGATTATAAAACTCTGGCCGTGTCGAAAGTGATAAAATCCCCCCATCAAACAAATGTAGAAGAAATCTACAATTACTTTTGCCGCGATTAA
- the dgcA gene encoding N-acetyl-D-Glu racemase DgcA → MVSLKIQKEIWPLDGSFTISRVSMTKSYTLVVELQDGAHIGRGECEPHESDPLQMEAVEKSIEALRPLIEEGLTRVEMNLLFPAGPARNALDCAMWDLEAKKAGKRAWDLAGVTMPPSLVTAYTICLETPEEMAAKAAKHQDRALLKLKLGASGSLARVAAVRQAAPEARLIVDANEAWSYGELCRLADPLADYGVELIEQPLPAGADQALENYQGSVPLCADESCLDRSSLTDVKSRYGFINIKLDKTGGLTEALLLAEEAQALGLRIMVGCMTGTSIAMAPAMIIGAMAEFCDLDGPLLLAKDRSPGLRYEHSSVYAPDREMWG, encoded by the coding sequence ATGGTTTCACTGAAGATCCAAAAAGAGATTTGGCCGCTGGACGGCAGTTTTACAATTTCCCGGGTGAGTATGACCAAAAGCTATACGTTGGTTGTTGAATTGCAGGACGGAGCGCATATTGGTCGCGGTGAATGTGAGCCTCATGAATCTGACCCGTTACAGATGGAGGCGGTGGAAAAGAGCATCGAAGCTCTCCGCCCCTTAATTGAAGAAGGTCTGACGCGGGTAGAGATGAATTTATTATTTCCCGCAGGCCCTGCCCGGAACGCCCTTGATTGCGCGATGTGGGATCTTGAAGCCAAGAAAGCGGGCAAGCGCGCCTGGGATCTTGCCGGGGTGACCATGCCGCCGTCTCTGGTCACCGCCTATACTATTTGTTTGGAGACGCCAGAGGAAATGGCTGCCAAAGCCGCCAAACATCAAGACCGGGCATTATTGAAGCTCAAGTTGGGCGCGTCGGGCAGCTTGGCGCGGGTGGCGGCGGTGCGGCAGGCGGCGCCGGAGGCGCGGCTGATTGTTGATGCCAATGAGGCGTGGAGCTACGGGGAATTATGTCGCCTCGCCGATCCTCTCGCGGATTATGGTGTGGAATTGATTGAGCAACCCCTGCCCGCCGGGGCGGATCAGGCGTTGGAAAACTATCAGGGGTCTGTGCCCCTCTGTGCCGATGAATCCTGCCTTGATCGCAGTTCTTTAACTGATGTGAAGTCGCGATACGGCTTTATCAATATCAAACTCGACAAAACCGGCGGTCTGACAGAAGCCTTGCTGTTGGCCGAAGAGGCGCAAGCCCTGGGCTTACGGATTATGGTGGGGTGTATGACAGGCACATCCATCGCCATGGCCCCGGCGATGATTATTGGTGCGATGGCGGAGTTCTGCGACCTTGATGGGCCCTTGTTGTTGGCGAAAGATCGTTCGCCGGGTCTGCGGTATGAGCACAGTTCTGTTTATGCCCCCGACAGAGAGATGTGGGGCTAG
- a CDS encoding carboxymuconolactone decarboxylase family protein, translating into MSRINLVTNETATSEQKELFNAITDQLGMVPNFLKIFANSPVALRGFLGLHAIAGAGSLDTLTKERIALAVAEQNACEYCVSAHSAIGRKAGLSSAEIEANRAGTSQDAKAAVAVKLAKSLAEHSGAVTTSELLEARNAGFTDADIVEIITHVGMNILTNILGKASRVEIDFPKVALNKAA; encoded by the coding sequence ATGAGTAGAATTAATCTCGTAACCAACGAAACCGCCACATCAGAACAAAAAGAACTTTTCAACGCAATAACTGACCAGCTGGGTATGGTGCCTAATTTCTTGAAAATATTCGCCAACTCTCCTGTTGCCCTACGCGGCTTCCTGGGTTTACACGCCATCGCCGGTGCGGGATCACTTGACACGTTAACCAAAGAGCGCATTGCCCTTGCCGTGGCCGAACAGAATGCCTGTGAATATTGCGTATCAGCCCATTCAGCCATCGGCCGCAAAGCAGGTCTGAGCAGTGCCGAAATTGAAGCAAACCGCGCCGGGACCAGCCAAGATGCAAAAGCAGCCGTGGCCGTAAAACTTGCTAAATCACTGGCAGAGCATAGTGGTGCCGTGACGACCTCTGAACTGCTTGAGGCCCGCAATGCAGGCTTCACAGATGCCGATATTGTGGAAATCATCACCCATGTCGGCATGAATATCCTGACAAATATTCTGGGCAAAGCCAGCCGCGTGGAGATTGACTTTCCGAAAGTAGCCTTAAACAAGGCCGCATAG
- a CDS encoding ornithine cyclodeaminase, with amino-acid sequence MTPQAVNLVPFVSVDHMMKIVTEIGVEEVLAHLCDYLEEDFKRWELFDKTPRVASHSVSGVIELMPTSDGDVYGFKYVNGHPQNTTVGLQTVTAFGMLSDVTTGYPLMLSEMTILTALRTAATSVLAAKYLAPTGSKTMAMIGNGSQSEFQALAFKKILGITSLRLYDIDDNAARKCAANLAGRGFDIVICDSKEKAVEGAEIITTVTADKQLATILTDNMVGAGVHINAIGGDCPGKTELHKDILMRSDIFVEYTPQTRIEGEIQQLAHDHPVVELWQVIKGDIPGRRGSQQLTIFDSVGFAIEDFSALRYLRDQLDRTGHFENLDMLADPDDPRDLFGMVMRSVQTFA; translated from the coding sequence ATGACTCCCCAAGCGGTAAATTTAGTGCCCTTTGTCAGCGTTGACCATATGATGAAAATTGTCACGGAAATAGGTGTGGAAGAAGTGCTGGCGCATCTTTGTGACTATCTGGAAGAAGATTTCAAGCGCTGGGAACTTTTTGATAAAACTCCCCGCGTGGCCTCTCATTCCGTCTCAGGGGTGATCGAATTGATGCCCACAAGTGATGGTGACGTTTATGGATTTAAATATGTCAACGGTCATCCGCAGAATACGACTGTTGGTTTGCAAACGGTTACGGCCTTCGGCATGCTTTCTGATGTGACAACAGGGTACCCTCTGATGTTATCGGAAATGACTATTTTGACGGCATTGCGCACGGCCGCCACATCTGTGTTGGCGGCAAAATATCTGGCACCAACGGGGTCCAAAACGATGGCCATGATTGGCAACGGCAGCCAGTCTGAATTTCAGGCATTGGCTTTTAAAAAAATCCTGGGTATTACGTCACTGCGCCTATATGATATTGATGATAATGCCGCCCGGAAATGTGCGGCTAATTTGGCGGGACGGGGCTTTGATATCGTTATCTGTGATTCCAAGGAGAAAGCTGTCGAGGGGGCCGAGATCATTACAACGGTGACCGCAGATAAACAGCTTGCGACGATCCTGACGGATAATATGGTCGGGGCAGGGGTGCATATCAACGCGATCGGCGGCGATTGCCCTGGCAAAACTGAATTGCATAAAGATATTCTGATGCGGTCAGATATCTTTGTCGAATATACACCGCAAACCCGTATTGAAGGTGAAATTCAACAATTGGCGCATGATCATCCGGTGGTCGAGTTGTGGCAGGTCATCAAGGGAGATATCCCTGGTCGGCGGGGTAGTCAACAGCTGACGATATTCGACAGTGTGGGTTTCGCCATCGAGGATTTCTCCGCTTTACGTTATCTCCGGGATCAGTTGGACCGCACCGGACATTTTGAGAATCTTGACATGCTGGCGGACCCGGATGATCCCCGTGACCTTTTTGGCATGGTTATGCGATCGGTTCAGACATTCGCCTAG
- a CDS encoding pyridoxamine 5'-phosphate oxidase family protein: protein MGHKFAEIAFTETIRILQTEMGSRTGYADMDEGEDYNNLMSTVESNFIAARDSFYMATVSETGWPYVQHRGGPPGFVKVLNANTIGFADYAGNRQYVSTGNLLKNDRISLFFMDYPNRRRLKILGRVSLVPSDDLETLTQLEDDHFRAPVERAFLIKIEAFDWNCPKYITPRYTEEDVEALITPLQKKFDLLRRGDQPSQTLPKVPNEIGAGPLPLVITAIRQEAENIRSYELCHPDGAALPPVKAGAHIQVPVVTSSGDAIWRFYSICSDPAQQNHYRIAVLNQPGGRGGSSALHSEYQVGMRLACYRPDNYFALQSEKHKKGAKAVFIAGGIGITPIRAMVFEAEKNGYAYVLHYAARSNKSSAFTGDFTSLRDRAYIYFSEEDERLDLHRIFAAATADTIHYLCAPPAMLQAARFTAQKMGLKPSSLIFEAFKE, encoded by the coding sequence ATGGGCCACAAATTTGCAGAAATTGCCTTCACCGAAACCATTCGCATCCTCCAAACAGAAATGGGAAGCCGGACCGGATATGCCGACATGGATGAGGGCGAAGATTACAACAATTTAATGAGCACCGTGGAATCGAACTTTATTGCAGCTCGTGATAGTTTCTACATGGCGACGGTTAGCGAAACCGGCTGGCCTTATGTCCAGCACAGAGGGGGCCCCCCAGGTTTCGTGAAAGTTCTAAATGCGAACACTATTGGTTTCGCCGACTATGCCGGCAACAGACAATATGTCAGCACAGGAAACTTACTTAAAAATGACCGAATATCTCTCTTTTTTATGGATTACCCGAACAGGCGACGGTTAAAAATACTGGGACGGGTATCCCTCGTTCCATCCGATGACCTTGAGACATTAACCCAACTGGAAGATGATCACTTCAGAGCGCCTGTTGAACGGGCGTTCCTCATCAAAATCGAGGCTTTTGATTGGAATTGCCCCAAATATATCACGCCCCGTTATACGGAGGAAGATGTTGAGGCTCTCATCACACCTCTGCAAAAGAAATTTGACCTGCTGAGAAGAGGTGATCAACCGTCTCAAACCCTGCCTAAAGTACCGAATGAAATTGGTGCCGGCCCCTTGCCGCTTGTGATTACCGCTATCCGGCAGGAGGCTGAGAATATTCGGTCCTATGAACTTTGCCATCCAGATGGGGCTGCTTTGCCTCCTGTTAAAGCAGGGGCTCATATCCAGGTGCCCGTTGTTACATCTTCAGGGGATGCCATTTGGCGATTTTATTCAATCTGCTCTGACCCAGCGCAGCAAAACCATTACCGGATAGCCGTATTAAATCAACCGGGTGGTCGTGGCGGATCATCGGCCTTGCATTCTGAATATCAAGTTGGGATGCGCTTGGCCTGCTATCGCCCTGATAATTATTTTGCCTTACAAAGCGAAAAGCACAAGAAGGGGGCCAAGGCTGTTTTTATCGCAGGAGGCATAGGCATTACACCAATTCGTGCCATGGTGTTTGAGGCAGAAAAAAACGGCTATGCCTATGTCCTGCATTATGCGGCACGATCAAATAAATCATCCGCCTTTACCGGTGACTTTACCTCTTTAAGAGATCGCGCTTATATATATTTTAGTGAGGAGGATGAGCGTTTGGATCTTCACCGCATATTCGCCGCAGCAACTGCGGATACGATCCATTATCTTTGTGCCCCCCCCGCCATGTTGCAAGCAGCGCGCTTCACTGCACAAAAAATGGGGTTGAAGCCTTCATCATTGATATTTGAAGCTTTTAAAGAATAA
- a CDS encoding TonB-dependent receptor plug domain-containing protein produces MLALLSSSMLITAGPANMVSAAEDDGAMVIEEVMVTGSRIKRTEQESTSPVVVLSGDDFRAIGSDNVEDMLNRLPQVTAGFNGTANNPADGTATVDLRGLGSNRTLVLVNGRRYLQSTQQGTVDLNNIPAALIQNVEIVTGGASAVYGSDAISGVVNFKIKDNFEGLEFRGEYGLSLF; encoded by the coding sequence GTGCTGGCACTGCTGTCGTCGTCCATGCTGATTACGGCAGGCCCCGCCAATATGGTGTCGGCCGCCGAAGATGATGGCGCTATGGTCATTGAAGAAGTTATGGTCACAGGATCTCGGATTAAACGGACGGAACAGGAGTCTACTAGTCCGGTAGTTGTGCTGTCTGGCGATGACTTCAGGGCGATCGGATCTGACAACGTCGAAGATATGCTGAACAGGTTGCCTCAAGTGACCGCAGGGTTTAACGGCACGGCCAATAACCCCGCAGATGGTACGGCTACCGTCGACCTTCGGGGTTTGGGCTCCAATAGAACGCTTGTTCTGGTCAATGGCAGACGTTATCTGCAAAGTACCCAGCAGGGAACGGTTGATCTTAATAACATTCCGGCGGCACTGATCCAAAATGTTGAGATCGTTACTGGTGGTGCTTCCGCAGTGTATGGATCTGACGCCATTTCAGGTGTTGTCAACTTTAAGATTAAAGACAATTTTGAAGGCCTGGAGTTCCGGGGAGAATATGGCCTTTCTCTATTCTAG
- the dgcN gene encoding N-acetyltransferase DgcN — protein sequence MKQPYLLFLGSEKVIENAKTAAGIAYWRPEACKGQFRLEGGTIDLGLPDLDLDEAVAAGIKTLVIGIAPFGGKIEASWVSVILTALEKGLDVAAGLHDRLQDHPEISQIAKTHGRTLYDIRKSDKKFDVGTGEKRTGMRLLTVGTDCAVGKKYASLAIEKEMKSRGVNADYRATGQTGIFIAGTGISVDAVVADFISGAAETLSPANDADHWDIIEGQGSLYHPSYAGVTVGLMHGSQSDKLVLCHNASLTHMDGLPNFPIVDFGACMDGYLSIARLTNRNVEFAGFCINTSKLSERDALDYMQRVEETFGLPCCDPVRTGVAKIVDKLGF from the coding sequence ATGAAACAGCCATATTTACTTTTTCTGGGATCGGAAAAAGTCATCGAGAATGCCAAAACAGCTGCGGGAATTGCCTATTGGCGTCCTGAGGCGTGTAAAGGGCAATTTCGGTTGGAAGGGGGAACTATTGATCTTGGGCTACCAGATTTGGATCTTGATGAGGCGGTTGCCGCGGGAATCAAAACCCTGGTGATCGGTATCGCTCCTTTTGGTGGCAAGATCGAGGCAAGCTGGGTTTCTGTCATCCTGACTGCTCTCGAAAAGGGACTGGATGTGGCGGCGGGGCTTCATGACCGCCTACAGGACCATCCGGAGATTAGCCAGATTGCAAAGACCCATGGCCGGACGCTGTATGACATTCGTAAATCTGACAAAAAGTTCGATGTGGGAACCGGTGAAAAACGTACGGGTATGCGTCTGCTTACGGTTGGAACGGACTGCGCTGTTGGCAAGAAATATGCCTCCCTCGCTATCGAAAAAGAGATGAAATCACGGGGCGTGAACGCCGATTATCGAGCGACGGGCCAAACCGGGATTTTTATTGCCGGAACAGGGATTTCGGTTGATGCGGTGGTGGCTGATTTTATTTCCGGGGCAGCAGAAACCTTGTCACCGGCGAACGATGCGGATCATTGGGATATTATCGAGGGGCAGGGCTCGTTATATCACCCATCCTATGCTGGGGTCACGGTTGGGCTTATGCATGGCAGCCAGTCTGATAAGTTAGTTCTGTGTCATAATGCCAGTCTGACACATATGGATGGCTTGCCAAATTTTCCGATTGTGGATTTTGGGGCTTGTATGGACGGTTATCTGAGTATAGCGCGGCTGACCAACCGGAACGTTGAATTTGCAGGGTTTTGTATCAATACGTCCAAACTCTCGGAACGTGACGCGTTAGACTATATGCAAAGGGTTGAAGAGACGTTCGGCTTGCCCTGTTGTGATCCCGTCAGGACAGGTGTGGCGAAAATTGTTGATAAACTAGGATTTTAA
- a CDS encoding N-acyl-D-amino-acid deacylase family protein: MLTKLSGLYVVLATLLLSACAGEDRQDANTADQSLLIRNALLFDGKGTAPMAGDLRVQKGVIVAIGDLTLLDGEKAWDAEGLALAPGFIDPHSHHNSSLGEKPAPASVLAQGITTITSGVDGSTDVSIPEMFAEFEKSPAAINLAAFGPHNNYRTAVMGDDFRRTATAQEIDAMTVLLQADLDAGALGLATGVEYEPALYSDTSELVELAKAAAKVGGRYTSHIRSEDINFYQALDEFITVARDAKIPANLSHIKLAMANLWGQSSKVVAMLNAARAEGLDITADIYPYDGWQSTMQILLPERDLEDRGAYEYALDSIALPSTIILTLYEPNPSYVGKTLAEIADIEGVSPVDMLMKMVQETSSGNLREKIIGRNIGAADINNFMQWPFTSISSDGRTDDRHPRGQGAFPRVLAKYVREKGVLSLPEAIRKMTSLSAESLGLAGRGVLEPGYAADLVLFDPATIMDHGTFTDPVQYATGVKAVWVNGTLVWQEGKATANRPGKILRRVQKNESHD, encoded by the coding sequence ATGCTTACTAAATTATCAGGTTTATACGTCGTGCTGGCCACTCTTTTACTTAGTGCGTGCGCCGGAGAAGACAGGCAGGATGCCAATACAGCGGATCAGAGTTTACTGATCCGGAATGCCTTGCTGTTTGATGGTAAAGGGACCGCGCCTATGGCGGGTGATTTACGGGTGCAAAAGGGCGTTATCGTCGCGATCGGCGACCTGACGCTTTTGGACGGCGAAAAGGCCTGGGATGCTGAGGGGCTGGCGTTAGCTCCGGGATTTATCGACCCGCATAGTCATCATAACAGCAGTCTTGGAGAAAAACCTGCCCCTGCAAGCGTTCTGGCTCAAGGTATCACCACAATTACCTCGGGAGTGGATGGGTCAACTGATGTATCGATCCCTGAAATGTTTGCTGAATTCGAGAAAAGCCCAGCCGCGATCAATCTGGCGGCTTTTGGCCCCCATAATAATTACCGAACAGCGGTCATGGGCGACGACTTCCGGCGGACAGCCACGGCACAGGAAATCGACGCCATGACTGTTTTGTTGCAAGCTGATCTTGATGCAGGAGCTTTGGGTCTGGCCACGGGGGTCGAGTATGAACCGGCGCTTTATTCAGATACATCCGAACTGGTTGAGCTTGCCAAGGCGGCGGCAAAGGTTGGGGGACGCTATACCAGTCACATCCGCAGCGAGGACATTAATTTTTACCAGGCGCTTGATGAGTTTATCACGGTCGCGCGAGACGCAAAAATTCCCGCAAACCTTAGTCATATAAAGTTGGCCATGGCGAACTTGTGGGGCCAGTCTTCAAAAGTGGTTGCCATGTTGAATGCGGCAAGAGCAGAAGGTCTGGATATTACCGCAGACATCTATCCTTACGATGGGTGGCAATCGACCATGCAGATTTTATTGCCGGAACGGGATTTGGAAGATCGCGGGGCTTATGAATATGCTTTGGACTCCATTGCCCTGCCGTCCACGATCATTTTAACTTTGTATGAGCCAAACCCGTCATATGTGGGCAAAACATTGGCAGAAATCGCCGACATTGAGGGCGTGTCTCCGGTTGATATGTTAATGAAAATGGTTCAGGAGACGTCTTCAGGTAACCTGCGGGAGAAGATCATCGGGCGCAATATTGGTGCGGCGGATATTAATAATTTCATGCAATGGCCCTTCACCAGTATTTCTTCGGATGGCCGGACGGATGATCGTCACCCGCGAGGACAAGGTGCGTTTCCAAGAGTCTTGGCGAAATATGTCAGGGAGAAAGGTGTTCTATCCCTGCCAGAGGCCATTCGTAAAATGACGAGCCTCTCGGCTGAAAGTCTGGGATTGGCGGGCCGGGGTGTGCTTGAACCCGGCTATGCTGCGGATTTGGTGCTTTTTGATCCGGCAACTATAATGGACCATGGCACTTTTACCGATCCGGTTCAATATGCGACAGGCGTGAAAGCCGTGTGGGTGAATGGGACGCTGGTCTGGCAGGAGGGCAAGGCTACGGCCAACCGGCCGGGCAAAATCCTGCGGCGCGTCCAGAAGAATGAATCACACGACTGA